Part of the Nicotiana sylvestris chromosome 5, ASM39365v2, whole genome shotgun sequence genome is shown below.
GTTATTGGTCCGAATTGACACATGCCCCACTTAATTTTAACCTTGGTTAGGTCCACCTACCCAAACCCGACCCGGTTAAAACATACCCAAATCAATAACCCAATCCAAACTCTTCATACCAAATCCCCTTCTCTCTGGTCGTCTTCCCCACTTAGTTAAAGGTGCTGGCAAAGAAGTAATTcggagaagaaagaaaagaagtttCTGCCGCCATTATCGTCCTTAAACCAAGATGGAAAGCCAAATTTCTTCATGCGTGCGGTGAGAAAAGATGGAAGGTTAGAGTTGACAGAGGTGAACATTGGTCGGCCTGAAACTCTCCTTGCTTTTGGCCAAGATGGACGGCTGAGATTACATCTCATtcatgatgaagaagaagaaacagaagaGGAAAACGAAGATTTCCCCCTGGACGATAAAGAAGAGGTGATTGaaacaattcaagaaaatgatgaagaaatacttgaacaagaagaagaagacgacaagGTTGCAGAGTGGAAGTTTCTGGTGACAAGCGGTGGCAGTGGAGATGGTGTTCGAAGATGTTACGGTGGTCATCACCATCATCGTCATAACAACCACCACCAAGATTTACATCTTGGGGAAGACGATTGGAGAGAAGGGGATTTTGTA
Proteins encoded:
- the LOC138868270 gene encoding protein FANTASTIC FOUR 4-like — protein: MRAVRKDGRLELTEVNIGRPETLLAFGQDGRLRLHLIHDEEEETEEENEDFPLDDKEEVIETIQENDEEILEQEEEDDKVAEWKFLVTSGGSGDGVRRCYGGHHHHRHNNHHQDLHLGEDDWREGDFV